The following proteins are encoded in a genomic region of Pikeienuella piscinae:
- a CDS encoding sulfite oxidase heme-binding subunit YedZ, which translates to MKSADLYPWADRAGRFSPLRAAVFAALVAPGLWIAAGLAMDMLGPEPVKSAEHLTGVWTLRILLIALAVTPLRRRLGWSRLIGVRRMIGVAAFAYVLTHFGFYILYLNGDLMKAASEIVSRLYLAIGFVALLGLAALAATSFDAAIRRMGPNWRRLHMLAYPLTLLGVLHYFLQSKIDVGAPALLFGVFAGLMLHRAFARAAIPPALVVIGVALLSGAAAALGEYLWHAVLTGIPADRVFMANFDFRYDVRPPWLAMAIMAAPLIFLPPWRRAVQRARALRGGSAPAFRSQ; encoded by the coding sequence ATGAAGAGCGCAGACTTATATCCCTGGGCGGATCGCGCCGGGCGGTTTTCTCCACTGCGGGCCGCGGTTTTCGCGGCGCTCGTCGCGCCGGGGCTGTGGATCGCGGCCGGGCTGGCGATGGATATGCTCGGGCCCGAGCCGGTGAAGTCGGCGGAGCATCTGACCGGGGTCTGGACGCTTCGCATCCTCCTCATCGCGCTGGCGGTCACGCCGCTTCGGCGCCGTCTCGGCTGGTCGCGGCTGATCGGCGTACGGCGAATGATCGGTGTCGCCGCGTTCGCCTATGTGCTGACGCATTTCGGTTTCTACATCCTCTATCTGAACGGCGATCTGATGAAGGCGGCGTCGGAGATCGTCTCGCGGCTCTATCTCGCCATCGGCTTCGTCGCGCTTCTGGGCCTCGCGGCGCTGGCGGCGACCTCCTTCGACGCGGCGATCCGGCGGATGGGGCCGAACTGGCGGCGGCTCCACATGCTGGCCTATCCGCTGACCCTGCTCGGCGTCCTGCACTATTTCCTGCAATCGAAGATCGATGTCGGCGCACCGGCGCTCCTCTTCGGCGTCTTCGCCGGCCTGATGCTGCACCGTGCTTTCGCGCGCGCTGCGATTCCGCCCGCGCTCGTGGTTATCGGCGTCGCGCTCCTGTCCGGCGCGGCGGCGGCGTTGGGCGAATATCTCTGGCACGCCGTGCTGACCGGCATTCCCGCCGACCGCGTCTTCATGGCGAACTTCGATTTCCGTTACGATGTTCGCCCGCCGTGGCTGGCGATGGCGATCATGGCCGCGCCCCTGATCTTCCTTCCGCCGTGGCGGCGCGCCGTGCAGCGCGCCCGCGCGCTGCGCGGCGGCTCGGCGCCAGCCTTTCGGTCGCAATAG
- a CDS encoding HlyD family type I secretion periplasmic adaptor subunit: MSSDPLLDREVSRRWPAGRHLGLGVLTLLLLVVGLGGWSAFASISGAIVAQGKLKVESERQVVEHPEGGVVKEILVKEGDTVEAGEPLIRLDDTLIAADLAIVEGQLYELMARRGRLTAEQLDKPLPEFDEELLAAGESNPKVAALIEGQRQLFFARAETLKQETDQLRERQQQIREEIVGAQAQQRALVEQVRFVRRELHDLKELQKKGLAQASRVLALEREKARLEGQRGELIANIARLRGQISEIEIQLLGNASTRREDAITQLRDNAYRENEMLEQRNSLLERIDRLEIRAPRPGRVIGMTIFALRSVVRAAEPILYIVPSDAGLIVEAEIETRNVDQVFPGQDARLRFSAFSARTTPDIAATVIQVSPDAFTNEQTGRSYYMTELSINPGEIEKLDHVELLAGMPVEAYIRTGDRSPFSYLTKPFADYFNKAFREE, from the coding sequence ATGTCCTCGGATCCGTTGCTTGATCGCGAAGTCTCCCGCCGCTGGCCGGCCGGCCGGCATCTCGGCCTCGGCGTTCTGACGCTCCTCCTGCTCGTCGTCGGCCTTGGCGGCTGGTCGGCCTTCGCTTCTATTTCGGGCGCCATTGTCGCGCAGGGGAAGCTGAAGGTCGAATCCGAGCGCCAGGTCGTCGAGCACCCGGAGGGCGGCGTGGTGAAGGAGATTCTGGTCAAGGAAGGCGATACGGTCGAAGCCGGCGAGCCGTTGATCCGGCTCGACGACACGCTGATCGCCGCCGATCTCGCGATCGTCGAGGGCCAGCTCTACGAGCTAATGGCGCGGCGCGGCCGGCTGACCGCCGAACAACTCGACAAGCCGCTGCCCGAATTCGACGAAGAGCTGCTCGCCGCTGGCGAATCGAACCCAAAGGTCGCCGCGCTGATCGAGGGCCAGCGCCAGCTCTTCTTTGCGCGCGCCGAAACGCTGAAACAGGAAACCGACCAGCTTCGCGAACGCCAGCAGCAGATCCGCGAGGAGATCGTCGGCGCCCAGGCTCAGCAGAGGGCGCTGGTCGAACAGGTCCGATTTGTCAGACGGGAGCTCCACGATCTGAAGGAATTGCAGAAAAAGGGCCTCGCGCAGGCGAGCCGGGTGCTCGCGCTGGAGCGGGAGAAAGCCCGCCTCGAGGGTCAGCGCGGCGAGTTGATCGCGAATATCGCCCGCCTTCGCGGCCAGATATCCGAGATCGAGATCCAGCTCCTCGGCAACGCTTCGACACGGCGCGAGGATGCGATCACCCAGCTCCGGGACAACGCCTATCGCGAGAACGAGATGCTCGAGCAGCGCAACTCGCTGCTCGAGAGGATCGACCGGCTGGAGATTCGCGCGCCCCGGCCCGGACGTGTCATCGGCATGACCATCTTCGCGCTCAGAAGTGTGGTGAGGGCGGCGGAGCCGATCCTTTATATCGTGCCGTCCGACGCCGGTCTGATCGTCGAGGCGGAAATCGAAACGCGGAATGTCGATCAGGTCTTTCCGGGTCAGGACGCTCGGCTCCGGTTCTCCGCCTTTTCGGCCCGGACGACGCCCGATATCGCCGCAACGGTCATTCAGGTCTCGCCCGACGCCTTCACCAACGAGCAGACCGGACGCTCATACTACATGACCGAGCTTTCCATAAATCCCGGCGAGATCGAGAAGCTGGACCATGTCGAACTCCTCGCCGGCATGCCGGTGGAGGCGTATATCCGAACCGGGGACCGCTCGCCCTTCTCCTATCTCACGAAACCCTTCGCGGATTATTTCAACAAGGCCTTCCGCGAGGAATAG
- a CDS encoding CaiB/BaiF CoA transferase family protein encodes MPHVAAAPPPRPLEGVLVVSLEQAVAAPLATQRLAEAGARVIKVERPEGDFARGYDVAAKGVASYFAWLNQGKESVALDLRAPDDAALMARMVARADVFVQNLATGAADRLGLGAAALRAADPRLIACDISGFGADGPYATRKAYDLLVQAESGLVSVSGGPGEMGRVGVSVADIGAGITAFGAISAALVRQARTGLGAHVEVSLFDVLAEWMTVPLLHHDNLGQAPARVGLAHPSIAPYGAFATSDGRLILISVQSDREWGVLARDVLKRPELTEAEDFATNTARVRNRAATDGAVAEAFSALAFDAIREALDAARIAWGEVNDVAGLSRHPHLRRVAAEITSGAVEMPAAAARTDWAAPGRVPEINEHGTRIRAEFAP; translated from the coding sequence ATGCCGCACGTCGCCGCCGCTCCACCGCCACGCCCGCTCGAAGGCGTCCTCGTCGTCTCGCTCGAACAGGCGGTGGCCGCGCCGTTGGCGACGCAACGCCTCGCCGAGGCAGGCGCGCGGGTGATCAAGGTCGAACGGCCGGAGGGCGATTTCGCCCGCGGGTACGACGTGGCGGCGAAGGGCGTCGCCAGTTATTTCGCCTGGCTCAACCAGGGGAAGGAGAGCGTCGCGCTCGACCTGCGGGCGCCGGACGACGCCGCGCTGATGGCGCGGATGGTCGCCCGCGCCGATGTCTTCGTCCAGAATCTCGCCACCGGCGCCGCCGACCGGCTCGGCCTCGGCGCGGCGGCGCTTCGCGCGGCCGACCCGCGCCTCATCGCCTGCGACATTTCCGGCTTCGGCGCCGATGGACCCTACGCGACGCGCAAGGCCTACGATCTGCTCGTACAGGCTGAAAGCGGCCTCGTCTCGGTCTCCGGCGGGCCGGGGGAGATGGGGCGGGTCGGCGTCTCCGTCGCCGATATCGGGGCCGGGATCACCGCTTTCGGCGCGATCTCGGCGGCGTTGGTCCGGCAGGCGCGCACCGGGCTCGGCGCCCATGTCGAGGTCTCGCTATTCGACGTGCTTGCGGAATGGATGACGGTGCCGCTCCTCCATCACGACAATCTCGGCCAGGCCCCGGCCCGCGTCGGCCTCGCACATCCCTCCATCGCGCCTTACGGCGCTTTCGCGACCAGCGATGGCCGGCTGATCCTGATCTCGGTCCAGTCCGACCGCGAGTGGGGCGTCCTCGCCCGCGACGTGCTGAAACGCCCGGAGCTGACCGAAGCGGAGGATTTCGCCACCAATACCGCCCGGGTCAGGAATCGCGCCGCCACCGACGGCGCCGTCGCCGAGGCGTTCTCCGCGCTGGCGTTCGACGCGATCCGCGAGGCGCTCGACGCCGCGCGCATCGCATGGGGCGAGGTTAACGACGTCGCCGGGCTGTCACGTCATCCGCATCTGCGCCGCGTCGCCGCCGAAATCACCTCGGGCGCTGTCGAAATGCCGGCCGCAGCCGCCCGCACCGACTGGGCCGCGCCCGGCCGGGTGCCCGAGATCAACGAGCACGGGACGCGCATCCGCGCGGAGTTCGCGCCATGA
- a CDS encoding glutathione S-transferase family protein — MGKLIDGKWRNVWYDTKSTGGAFERQESQFRNWITKDGAPGPSGVGGFAAESGRYHLYVSHACPWAHRTQIFRKLKGLKPHIGVDVVDPDMLSEGWTLEGAFPGATGDRLLGKTRLHQVYTAAKPEATTRVTVPVLWDKERATIVSNESAEIIRMFNTAFDGITGDRQDFYPAPLRDEIDALNERIYETVNNGVYRAGFATTQAAYNEAVNALFETLDWLEERLGARRYLTGAQITEADWRLFTTLARFDAVYVGHFKCDRRRLVDYPNLWGYARELYQWPGVAETVRFDHIRRHYYYSHETINPNRIVSTGPVIDWQAPHGREQLKAA; from the coding sequence ATGGGCAAACTGATCGACGGAAAATGGCGGAACGTCTGGTACGACACCAAGTCAACCGGCGGCGCTTTCGAAAGACAGGAGTCGCAGTTCCGCAACTGGATCACCAAAGACGGCGCGCCCGGCCCCAGCGGCGTGGGCGGATTCGCGGCGGAGAGCGGGCGCTATCATCTCTACGTCTCCCACGCTTGCCCCTGGGCGCATCGAACGCAGATCTTTCGCAAGTTGAAGGGACTTAAGCCGCATATCGGGGTCGACGTGGTCGATCCGGACATGCTCTCCGAGGGTTGGACGCTCGAAGGGGCGTTCCCCGGCGCCACCGGCGACCGACTGCTGGGCAAGACAAGGTTGCATCAGGTCTACACTGCGGCCAAGCCGGAGGCGACGACCCGCGTGACGGTCCCCGTCCTTTGGGACAAGGAGCGCGCGACTATCGTCTCGAACGAAAGCGCGGAAATCATCCGCATGTTCAACACCGCCTTCGACGGGATCACCGGCGATCGCCAGGATTTCTACCCCGCCCCGCTGCGGGACGAGATCGACGCCCTGAACGAGCGCATCTATGAGACCGTCAACAACGGCGTCTACCGCGCCGGCTTCGCCACCACGCAGGCGGCCTATAACGAGGCGGTGAACGCGCTTTTTGAGACGCTGGACTGGCTCGAGGAGCGGCTAGGCGCGCGGCGCTATCTGACCGGCGCGCAGATCACAGAAGCCGACTGGCGGCTTTTCACCACCCTCGCCCGGTTTGACGCGGTCTATGTCGGCCATTTCAAGTGCGACCGGCGCCGGCTGGTCGATTATCCAAACCTCTGGGGTTACGCGCGTGAGCTTTACCAATGGCCGGGCGTCGCCGAGACGGTGCGTTTCGACCATATCCGCCGCCACTATTATTACAGCCATGAGACGATAAACCCGAACCGGATCGTCTCCACCGGACCGGTGATCGACTGGCAGGCGCCGCATGGGCGGGAGCAGCTGAAGGCCGCCTGA
- a CDS encoding FAS1-like dehydratase domain-containing protein translates to MTDGMDHPAIGRTRAISDLIDPWREAALHAALDLAGPPPGAGDALPSFHHWIYFLEAAPGRALGRDGHPATGGFIPDLGLPRRMWAGGRLEFHRPLPIGAGAERRTTIENITRKSGRSGPLAFVTLRHEISGAHGLAITEWQDLVYRDDADPAAPAPTSAPAPAGESRARAVALGPVALFRYSALTFNGHRIHYDREYARDVEGYPGLVVHGPLIAQLLLALAEEHHGPPARFRFRARAPGFDFEEITLCAVDVPAGARLWAKGADGRLLMEAETSAAPARQRSA, encoded by the coding sequence ATGACCGACGGGATGGACCACCCCGCGATCGGCCGGACCCGCGCGATTTCGGACCTGATCGATCCCTGGCGCGAAGCGGCGCTTCACGCCGCGCTGGACCTCGCCGGCCCACCGCCGGGCGCCGGCGACGCGCTTCCTTCCTTTCACCACTGGATCTATTTCCTCGAAGCCGCGCCGGGGCGCGCGCTCGGCCGTGACGGGCATCCGGCGACCGGCGGCTTCATCCCCGATCTCGGCCTGCCGCGCCGGATGTGGGCCGGCGGGCGGCTCGAATTTCATCGCCCGTTGCCGATCGGCGCCGGGGCCGAACGCCGCACGACGATCGAGAACATAACGCGCAAGTCGGGCCGTTCCGGCCCGCTCGCCTTCGTCACGCTGCGCCATGAAATCAGCGGCGCCCACGGCCTCGCGATCACGGAGTGGCAGGACCTCGTCTACAGGGACGACGCCGATCCCGCCGCGCCTGCCCCAACCTCGGCCCCCGCGCCAGCGGGAGAGAGCCGCGCCCGCGCCGTCGCCCTCGGCCCGGTCGCGCTCTTTCGCTATTCGGCGCTCACCTTCAACGGCCACCGTATCCACTATGACCGGGAATACGCCCGAGATGTCGAAGGCTATCCCGGCCTCGTCGTCCATGGCCCGCTGATCGCGCAGCTTCTACTCGCGCTGGCCGAAGAGCACCACGGCCCGCCCGCCCGGTTCCGCTTTCGGGCGCGCGCGCCCGGTTTCGATTTCGAGGAGATCACGCTCTGCGCCGTCGACGTCCCGGCCGGCGCCCGGCTCTGGGCGAAGGGTGCGGATGGGCGGCTGCTGATGGAAGCCGAGACGAGCGCCGCGCCAGCGCGCCAGAGAAGCGCATAA
- a CDS encoding SGNH/GDSL hydrolase family protein, with the protein MALLALFVVLGAVGFWIVRLLLAYGAFGAPEHPQGDRPAAVAAARCASPDCPATVTLLGTSLLAHGAWRDALEQRLDACRGGPVTLRVIVKPGASSDWGRTQMDGLFDSDAIIVDFAVNDASLWRGVTLERSRENHLALIDAAEANGVAIFLATMNPAFALKAAVRPGRPVYHDLYRELADETGAGLIDDAPRWAARDDAWLRAAIPDDLHPTNAAMTEITLPSFARTLTPLICSS; encoded by the coding sequence ATGGCGCTTCTCGCCCTCTTCGTGGTTCTGGGCGCGGTCGGGTTCTGGATCGTCCGGCTGCTGCTCGCCTACGGCGCGTTCGGCGCGCCCGAACATCCGCAGGGCGATCGGCCCGCCGCGGTCGCCGCGGCGCGCTGCGCCAGCCCGGACTGCCCCGCGACGGTCACGCTCCTCGGCACGAGCCTCCTCGCCCATGGCGCGTGGCGCGACGCGCTGGAGCAGCGACTCGACGCCTGCCGCGGAGGGCCGGTGACGCTGCGCGTCATCGTGAAACCGGGCGCCTCGAGCGACTGGGGGCGGACGCAGATGGACGGACTGTTCGATTCTGACGCGATCATCGTCGATTTCGCCGTCAACGACGCCTCGCTCTGGCGCGGGGTGACGCTCGAGCGGAGCCGCGAGAACCATCTCGCCCTGATTGACGCCGCGGAGGCGAACGGCGTCGCGATCTTCCTGGCGACGATGAATCCGGCTTTCGCGCTGAAAGCGGCGGTCCGGCCCGGTCGCCCAGTCTACCACGATCTCTATCGCGAGCTCGCGGACGAGACCGGCGCCGGGTTGATTGACGACGCACCGCGCTGGGCCGCACGCGACGACGCCTGGCTGAGAGCCGCGATTCCCGACGACCTTCACCCCACCAACGCCGCAATGACGGAAATCACCCTCCCCTCCTTCGCACGAACGCTGACGCCGCTCATCTGCTCGAGCTGA
- a CDS encoding MlaA family lipoprotein, whose product MSVERFLAVSRVGVCAAALFSAGCAMTPSVEGALIADPYEDANRAFHGFNKDVDTLVLRPVAEGYDLFTPALVKHLVKNELEYLRLPAIFLNRVMQGNIEEAGAALARFALNTTIGAVGLLDPATEFGLPHEPTDFGVTLALWGADEGVYHELPVFGPRTTRDMTGLFASFVLDPTILITFGFVDVPGVVTAIDYSRTGIQPVVIRYENADLVDQILYETDDSYVSVRTGYVQSRRQFVAGETSVEQLPDIFGDASVQ is encoded by the coding sequence ATGAGCGTCGAACGGTTTCTGGCGGTTTCTCGGGTGGGCGTTTGCGCCGCCGCGCTGTTTTCCGCCGGGTGCGCGATGACGCCGTCGGTCGAGGGCGCGCTGATCGCCGACCCTTACGAGGACGCCAACCGGGCGTTCCACGGTTTCAACAAGGACGTCGATACGCTGGTGCTGCGCCCCGTTGCGGAGGGGTATGATCTCTTCACGCCCGCGCTGGTCAAGCATCTGGTCAAGAACGAGCTCGAATATCTGAGGCTGCCCGCAATTTTCCTCAATCGGGTCATGCAGGGGAATATCGAGGAGGCGGGCGCCGCGCTCGCGCGATTCGCACTCAACACCACGATCGGCGCCGTCGGACTTCTCGATCCGGCGACGGAGTTCGGTCTGCCGCACGAGCCGACCGATTTCGGCGTCACCCTGGCGCTCTGGGGCGCGGATGAGGGCGTCTATCACGAGCTCCCGGTGTTCGGCCCGAGAACGACGCGGGACATGACCGGACTGTTCGCAAGTTTCGTGCTTGATCCGACGATTCTCATCACGTTCGGCTTCGTGGATGTGCCGGGCGTCGTCACCGCCATCGACTACAGCCGCACCGGCATTCAACCCGTGGTCATACGCTACGAGAATGCTGACCTCGTGGATCAGATCCTGTATGAGACGGACGATAGCTACGTATCTGTTCGCACCGGTTATGTGCAGTCGCGGCGGCAGTTTGTGGCCGGCGAGACGAGTGTGGAGCAACTGCCCGACATCTTTGGCGACGCGTCGGTGCAATAG
- a CDS encoding MlaC/ttg2D family ABC transporter substrate-binding protein, producing MTRFPQITRRGALTLTAGALALASGRATALTATAAEDFVESLIKDLRALVEDDRKGPEGAAEFLALLERKSTLEAVGRFAMGRTWRDMSEAQQAAYQAAFRTYISNTYQRRFGEYSGEDISLTGVLDAGQKGVLVKSVVTRPSAEPVTVEWLVTDRTGSPLLSDIIFEGVSLAITLRETFGGMVDKRNGDIDLFIADLAASHGA from the coding sequence ATGACGAGATTCCCGCAGATCACGCGTCGCGGCGCCCTGACGCTGACGGCGGGCGCGCTCGCCCTCGCTTCCGGGCGCGCGACCGCGCTCACCGCGACGGCGGCGGAAGACTTTGTTGAAAGCCTGATCAAGGATCTGCGCGCGCTGGTCGAGGATGACCGCAAGGGTCCGGAAGGCGCGGCGGAGTTTCTCGCGCTTCTTGAGCGCAAGAGCACGCTCGAAGCCGTTGGCCGCTTCGCGATGGGGCGAACCTGGCGCGACATGAGCGAAGCGCAGCAGGCCGCCTACCAGGCGGCGTTCCGCACCTATATCTCCAACACCTATCAGCGGCGTTTCGGAGAGTATAGCGGCGAGGACATCTCCCTCACCGGCGTGCTAGACGCCGGGCAGAAGGGCGTCCTGGTAAAGAGCGTGGTGACGCGACCGTCGGCGGAACCGGTCACGGTGGAGTGGCTGGTCACCGACAGGACCGGCTCGCCGCTGCTTTCCGATATCATATTCGAAGGCGTTTCGCTGGCGATCACCCTGCGCGAGACCTTTGGTGGAATGGTCGACAAGCGAAACGGCGACATCGATCTCTTCATCGCCGATCTCGCCGCCTCGCACGGGGCCTGA
- a CDS encoding type I secretion system permease/ATPase: MSDFNSTAGRRELRGALNTSRRLLLGVAVFSAFVNILMLTGPLFMLQVYDRVLASNSEATLVALFGLISALFLFMGLLDHARARVLARAGARFQDLLDKRVFDAVLRRAVAPSERSRPQTGLRDLETIQRVLSSPAPFALFDMPWTPVFIFIIFYFHWMLGTLAVAGGALLIAIAFFNEWASRKPMAESQRASAQSEAFSESLRREGETVQALGMRGAALGKWRKFRELALATSVHASDSTGGYATASKTLRFFLQSAMLALGAWLAIQQKLTPGMMIAGSILMGRALAPVEQAIAQWSNVQRARDGWNNLSELLAKTPPQQPRTELPPPKGRVDVQNVSVVAPGERAPTLRGVNFTVEAGRALGVIGASASGKSTLARALVNIWKPAHGVIRLDGAALDQFEDDVLGGYMGYLPQDVSLFEATVAENIARLSDQVDPEAVVTAAKRAGAHDMILRLPNGYDTPAGPSGGRLSGGQRQRIALARALYKDPAVLVLDEPNSNLDAQGEGALVNAIVEAKARGRTVIIMAHRPSAIAACDYLLMLEAGQPRAFGPKDEVLRQTTQNYQQLAQGKAGRVQGAPAVAGPAKPADLHLAASKPANPKSAAGAPKQHEAPAVAASKEEG, from the coding sequence ATGTCGGATTTCAATTCCACCGCCGGGCGCCGCGAACTGCGCGGCGCGCTCAACACGTCGCGCCGGCTACTGCTCGGGGTCGCGGTGTTCAGCGCGTTCGTCAATATCCTGATGCTGACCGGCCCGCTCTTCATGCTTCAGGTCTATGACCGGGTTCTCGCTTCGAATTCGGAAGCGACGCTGGTCGCGCTCTTCGGACTGATCTCCGCGCTCTTCCTTTTCATGGGGCTGCTGGACCACGCGCGCGCCCGCGTTCTTGCGCGGGCCGGCGCCCGGTTCCAGGACCTTCTCGACAAGCGGGTCTTCGACGCCGTTCTGCGCCGCGCGGTCGCGCCCTCGGAACGTTCCCGCCCGCAAACCGGATTGCGCGATCTGGAGACGATCCAGCGCGTCCTATCTTCGCCCGCGCCTTTCGCGCTTTTCGATATGCCGTGGACGCCGGTCTTCATCTTCATCATCTTCTACTTTCACTGGATGCTCGGAACGCTGGCCGTGGCCGGCGGCGCGCTGCTCATCGCGATCGCGTTCTTTAACGAATGGGCCTCGCGCAAGCCGATGGCCGAAAGCCAGCGCGCCTCGGCGCAGTCCGAAGCGTTCTCGGAATCTCTCCGGCGCGAAGGCGAGACGGTGCAGGCGCTCGGCATGCGCGGCGCCGCGCTCGGCAAGTGGCGGAAGTTCCGCGAACTGGCGCTCGCCACCTCCGTCCACGCCTCCGACAGCACCGGCGGCTACGCCACCGCCTCGAAAACGCTGCGCTTCTTTCTCCAGTCGGCGATGCTTGCGCTCGGCGCCTGGCTCGCCATTCAGCAGAAGCTCACGCCGGGCATGATGATCGCCGGCTCGATCCTGATGGGGCGCGCGCTGGCGCCCGTGGAACAGGCGATCGCCCAATGGTCCAACGTGCAGCGGGCGCGGGACGGCTGGAACAATCTTTCCGAACTGCTCGCCAAGACGCCGCCGCAGCAACCGCGCACGGAATTGCCGCCGCCGAAAGGCCGGGTCGATGTGCAGAACGTCTCGGTCGTCGCGCCGGGAGAGCGCGCGCCGACGCTGCGGGGCGTGAATTTCACCGTCGAGGCGGGCCGCGCACTTGGCGTGATCGGCGCCTCGGCTTCCGGAAAATCCACGCTGGCGCGGGCGCTGGTCAACATCTGGAAGCCGGCGCACGGGGTGATCCGGCTCGACGGGGCCGCGCTCGACCAGTTCGAGGACGACGTCCTTGGCGGCTATATGGGTTATCTCCCGCAGGACGTTTCGCTCTTCGAAGCCACAGTGGCGGAGAACATCGCCCGGCTTTCCGACCAGGTCGATCCGGAGGCCGTGGTGACGGCGGCGAAACGCGCTGGCGCGCATGACATGATCCTCAGGCTTCCAAACGGCTACGATACGCCAGCGGGCCCGTCCGGCGGGCGGCTTTCCGGCGGTCAGCGCCAGCGCATCGCCCTCGCCCGCGCGCTCTACAAGGACCCTGCGGTGCTGGTGCTGGACGAGCCGAACTCCAATCTCGACGCGCAGGGCGAAGGCGCGCTGGTCAACGCCATCGTCGAAGCGAAAGCGCGCGGACGCACCGTCATCATCATGGCGCACCGGCCGAGCGCGATCGCCGCCTGCGATTACCTTCTGATGCTGGAGGCCGGCCAGCCCCGCGCCTTCGGCCCGAAGGACGAGGTGTTGCGCCAGACCACCCAGAACTATCAGCAGCTGGCGCAGGGCAAGGCCGGCAGGGTGCAGGGCGCGCCGGCCGTCGCCGGGCCGGCGAAACCCGCCGACCTCCACCTCGCCGCGTCGAAGCCCGCCAATCCGAAGTCCGCGGCCGGCGCGCCGAAACAACACGAAGCCCCCGCCGTGGCGGCGTCGAAGGAAGAGGGCTGA
- a CDS encoding RraA family protein: MIEEPPVLTIRRPDRRPSATQIAAFQNTPTSFVVDAMHGSGVLLGIRPLGEGRDLHCVAAGPALTVDCGPGDILALLAALPFIKAGDIVVSAFGAHQGVAAAGDRVTGMMRNSGAAGFVTDGPMRDYAGLVRVGLPAWCAGLNPGSPVSTGPGRIGLPIQIGGREVETGDMIVADRDGVVIVPFEKLDNVIRQLETVRQLESDLDAEIEKGLKSPDAMTELLSGDGVRYVD, from the coding sequence ATGATCGAAGAGCCGCCCGTGCTGACCATCAGGCGGCCCGACCGTCGCCCGTCCGCGACGCAGATCGCCGCCTTTCAGAACACGCCCACGAGTTTCGTCGTTGACGCGATGCACGGGAGCGGCGTCCTGCTCGGCATTCGTCCGCTCGGCGAGGGACGGGATCTCCATTGTGTCGCGGCGGGGCCGGCCCTGACCGTCGATTGCGGACCAGGCGATATCCTCGCGCTGCTCGCCGCGCTCCCGTTCATCAAGGCGGGGGATATCGTCGTTTCCGCCTTCGGCGCTCACCAGGGCGTCGCGGCGGCGGGCGACCGGGTGACGGGCATGATGCGGAATTCCGGCGCCGCCGGCTTCGTCACCGACGGGCCGATGCGCGATTACGCCGGGCTCGTGCGCGTCGGCCTGCCGGCGTGGTGCGCCGGGCTGAACCCGGGCTCTCCGGTTTCGACCGGGCCGGGCAGGATCGGCCTGCCGATCCAGATCGGCGGACGCGAGGTCGAGACAGGCGACATGATCGTCGCCGATCGCGACGGCGTCGTCATCGTCCCTTTCGAGAAACTCGACAACGTGATTCGTCAGTTGGAGACGGTGCGCCAGCTGGAGTCCGACCTCGACGCCGAGATCGAAAAGGGCCTGAAATCACCCGATGCGATGACGGAACTGCTCTCCGGTGACGGCGTCCGCTACGTAGACTGA
- a CDS encoding alpha/beta fold hydrolase: MVELAITEYEATRETPPPLVLAPGLFGAARNWRALAKRMCARRRVVAVDMRNHGASPWSDRHDYPAMAGDLAALIQRLGAPAAVLGHSMGGKAAMALAETRPELVERLIVADIAPVAYDHDLFAEIEAMRAVPLAGMTRRAEVEAALAPRIEAPAVRSFLAQSAILDEAPRWSLNLDALEAHMDALTGYPELGGRYEGPVLMLYGAVSDYVTPAHHDAILERFPAARFQALEGAGHWLHADRPREFLDAVNGFLDEGVD; encoded by the coding sequence TTGGTCGAACTCGCGATCACGGAATACGAGGCGACGCGCGAAACGCCGCCGCCGCTGGTTCTCGCGCCTGGTCTTTTCGGCGCGGCGCGGAACTGGCGGGCGCTCGCGAAGCGGATGTGCGCCCGGCGGCGCGTTGTCGCCGTCGACATGCGGAATCATGGCGCCAGCCCGTGGTCGGATCGGCACGACTATCCGGCGATGGCGGGGGATCTCGCGGCGCTGATTCAGCGGCTGGGCGCCCCTGCCGCGGTGCTTGGCCATTCGATGGGCGGCAAGGCGGCGATGGCGCTGGCCGAGACCCGACCGGAGCTTGTCGAGCGGCTGATCGTGGCGGATATCGCCCCGGTCGCCTACGACCACGACTTGTTCGCGGAGATAGAAGCGATGCGCGCCGTCCCGCTCGCTGGCATGACGAGACGGGCGGAGGTCGAAGCTGCGTTGGCGCCGCGGATCGAAGCTCCGGCGGTGCGGTCCTTTCTCGCTCAGAGCGCCATTCTTGACGAGGCGCCGCGCTGGTCGCTCAATCTCGACGCGCTCGAAGCCCATATGGACGCGCTCACCGGCTATCCCGAGCTTGGGGGCCGCTACGAAGGGCCTGTGCTGATGCTATACGGCGCGGTGTCGGATTACGTGACCCCGGCGCACCATGACGCCATCCTGGAGCGCTTTCCAGCGGCCCGGTTCCAGGCGCTGGAGGGGGCGGGGCACTGGCTGCACGCCGACAGACCGCGCGAGTTTCTCGACGCGGTGAACGGGTTTCTCGACGAGGGTGTGGATTAA